The proteins below come from a single Geobacillus thermoleovorans genomic window:
- the urtB gene encoding urea ABC transporter permease subunit UrtB: MAMFIDQLFNGLSVGSILLLIAIGLAITFGLMGVINMAHGELMMVGAYTTYVIQQWFTSHMPHSAGLYFVAAIPLSFLAAALLGWGLEKSLIRHLYRRPLDSLLATWGISLILQQTARLIFGAPNVAVVPPSWLDGGIRLFGTVFPYKRLFILCLVLAIVFFLYMYLMKTRAGRRIQAVTMNRSMAACLGIATQKVDAYSFAIGSGLAGVAGCALTLLGPIGPTIGTYYIVDAFMVVILGGVGKLAGTLLGAFGIGLISTFVEYSTSATIAKVIVFVLIIAFLQWKPSGLLSVRTRSLD, translated from the coding sequence ATGGCGATGTTCATTGACCAATTATTCAACGGGCTGAGCGTCGGTTCGATTTTGCTTTTGATTGCCATTGGGTTGGCGATCACGTTCGGGCTGATGGGCGTCATCAATATGGCGCACGGTGAACTGATGATGGTCGGAGCGTATACGACCTATGTCATCCAGCAATGGTTCACTAGCCATATGCCGCACTCGGCAGGGCTGTATTTTGTCGCCGCCATTCCATTGTCATTTTTGGCAGCCGCTCTGCTTGGATGGGGGCTGGAAAAAAGTTTGATCCGCCATTTGTATCGCCGTCCGTTGGACAGTTTGTTGGCTACATGGGGGATCAGTTTGATTTTGCAACAGACCGCCCGTCTCATCTTTGGGGCGCCCAACGTGGCGGTTGTGCCGCCAAGCTGGCTGGATGGCGGAATCCGCTTGTTTGGGACAGTGTTTCCGTATAAACGGTTGTTTATTCTTTGCCTTGTGTTGGCGATCGTTTTCTTTCTCTATATGTATTTAATGAAAACACGAGCTGGCCGACGCATTCAAGCCGTCACCATGAACCGGTCGATGGCAGCCTGCCTCGGCATTGCCACGCAAAAGGTCGATGCTTACTCGTTTGCCATCGGTTCAGGGTTGGCGGGGGTGGCGGGATGCGCGTTGACCTTGCTTGGGCCGATCGGGCCGACGATCGGCACATACTATATTGTCGATGCGTTTATGGTCGTCATTTTAGGGGGAGTGGGAAAACTGGCCGGGACGCTGCTGGGGGCATTTGGCATTGGTTTGATTTCGACGTTCGTCGAATATTCCACAAGCGCCACCATTGCCAAAGTCATTGTGTTCGTTTTGATTATTGCTTTCTTGCAATGGAAACCATCCGGTCTTCTTAGCGTGAGAACGCGGTCGCTCGATTGA